CGTCGAGACGATCCGATCGGGCACGTACGATGTGATCGTGATGAACTTCGCGAATCCCGATATGGTCGGTCATACCGGCGTGCTGCCCGCCGCGATCAAGGCGGTCGAGGTAGTCGACGAGTGCCTGGGCCAGATCGCCGAGGCGGCGCTGGCACAGGGCGGCGGTATGCTGATCACCTGCGACCACGGCAACGTCGAGCAGATGGTCGATCCAGTCACGGGCGCGCCCCACACGGCGCATACGACCAACCCGGTGCCGTGCGTGATCCTCGTACCCGACGATGCGCCGCTGCGCCAGGTGACGCTGCGCTCCGACGGCAAGCTGGCGGATGTCGCTCCGACGGTGATCGACGTGCTTCAGTTGCAGCAGCCGGAGGCGATGACCGGCCAGAGCTTGATCCAGCGTTCAGGAGCGTAGCCGATGATCAGCGATGTTGCGGCGTTCGGCGCGTACTTCGAGCGGGTCTATGAGCGCACGCTGGAGGTAGCGCAGGCGGTGCCGCCTGCGCGTATCGATTGGCGGCCCGCGCCCGGCGAGCTAACCTGCGGCGAGATCATTCGCCACATCGCGGCGACCGAGCTGATGAACATGCGGGCGGTCGCGAGCGGCGAGATGCGCTATCCCGGCCATCACGCGGATCTCGGCACGACGCACGCGGCGGCTATCGCCTATCTTGAGACGTGCCATGCCGAGGCACAGGCGATGCTGCGGGCGCTGGACCCGCAGCGGCTCCAGCTCAATATTCCGGGCCAGTGGCAGGACGTGCCCGGCTGGCGGCGCTTGCTGGGCATGATCGAGCATGAGATCCACCATCGCAGCCAGCTTTGCACCTACCTGACGCTGCTAGGCTGCACGCCGCCCGCGCTCTTCGGGATTCATGTCGAAGACTTGCCGACGTAGGTCGATCAGGGTGATCGACAGGTGGAGCGCGCCGCCTGTCTTCCGCCTTATGGCTGTGCAGCCAGCGCTCCACCCGTAACAATCGGCAGGTAGCTGGCGGTCGTCGCGACGACGACCTCCGCCGAGCGGCTGGGTGTTGCCGCGCTCCAGAAGTAGGGCGGCTGACAGCTCGCGCTGGTGCTCTCGCCGCTGACGGTGGCGAAAAAGGTGACGCTGCCCGGACGAGCGGCAGTCAGGATGAAGGGCGCGCTGGCGCTGCCGCCGGGCGCGATGCTGGTGT
The DNA window shown above is from Herpetosiphonaceae bacterium and carries:
- a CDS encoding DinB family protein, which encodes MISDVAAFGAYFERVYERTLEVAQAVPPARIDWRPAPGELTCGEIIRHIAATELMNMRAVASGEMRYPGHHADLGTTHAAAIAYLETCHAEAQAMLRALDPQRLQLNIPGQWQDVPGWRRLLGMIEHEIHHRSQLCTYLTLLGCTPPALFGIHVEDLPT